From the Stigmatopora argus isolate UIUO_Sarg chromosome 12, RoL_Sarg_1.0, whole genome shotgun sequence genome, the window GATATTGTCATAGCCAGTTTACAAATGGCTGCTCCTATTGCTAAAGTTCTACTGAACCTAGCTACAAGGCTAAGTCGGCCCTACGGTTCATTTAACATGTCGTTGTACTGCGTTTGGAATCCTACTCTTAATTTAATGAATGTGTCGTGTATTCTTTCAAAGGCCAAACGCACCAAGAAGGTGGGAATTGTTGGTAAATATGGCACGCGTTACGGTGCCTCGCTGAGGAAGATGGTGAAGAAAATTGAGATCTCCCAGCATGCTAAATACACCTGCTCATTCTGTGGCAAGGTAAGACTTTGCACGTGTGTTGTAGCACATGGAATCATTGGAGAGTAACATAGGAACTGGCATCATTTGGCCCTTTGGCGGCCCTTTGTTAACTCCTCCCCATCAATATTCCTTTTCAAGACCAAAATGAAGAGGAGGGCTGTGGGTATCTGGCACTGCGGATCTTGCATGAAAACAGTGGCTGGTGGCGCCTGGACTTACAAGTAGGTTCAATTGTACATATTTAGGATCATTAGTTCAAAGtacttttgttgactactactatttGTACTCAACAAGTAGtgtgtgtttcccaaccactgtgccttGGCACACAGGGTGccatgagcaatggtcaggtgtgccggggaaattgcaagaagtcatacaatgtgatattcagagaga encodes:
- the rpl37a gene encoding large ribosomal subunit protein eL43 gives rise to the protein MAKRTKKVGIVGKYGTRYGASLRKMVKKIEISQHAKYTCSFCGKTKMKRRAVGIWHCGSCMKTVAGGAWTYNTTSAVTVKSAIRRLKELKDQ